The following proteins come from a genomic window of Sardina pilchardus chromosome 13, fSarPil1.1, whole genome shotgun sequence:
- the scg2a gene encoding secretogranin-2a — protein sequence MLSVSNQLPTGLPLSLLLLVAMATVGARGVWGGPTAGRAPPPPSTEMLQALRYIQSLSQQAAPVAPGNRQPLLGEGEGPVEEGEGPVEEGEEQQWLQAVLETLQETQRAGGGANTPKTHPRATSPALSSVSRRRHRKYPPEQDLGGWGNSLKRTNENAQDEQYTPQKLATLQSVFEELQKFSSSKSKSESKRQGPSDYNEEEEEEEEEGGDGDEDEEEEDAERMRKMTLEDWDPLEDQMEDEEEDDDDDDDEDEQADRGELSREEDDDYDDLLVKRSSQSDSGVGRQGAGQPDDLSSLVDLYVLSVLEKTEQQEQRRAAEQQEEQEEEEEQEEEQEEEEQERGAATLSLLELVQLSEQLGLSPDQLLSLLRSSSNPLPQQAPPRTPARTPTHLQAPPRTPARTPTHLQAPPRTPYKLIKPARTPTHLQAPPRTPERTPTRLQAPPRTPYELKLHAAPAPVASTPTRGHTHTHTDTDTGTHTHTQQSLQSSPHARPLEAPEDVLATAQILRLLGLPSARALSERSADDLEDDLEDDLEDDPEGVAVAQDDGGPLERLLLEEAPEGRGFPPQSAGADGEGGASERTLEIRALTHVLQDYLDQPVAMETPQSHPDDTLQSILGLLRPEQQDSSETGRPS from the coding sequence ATGCTGTCTGTATCCAATCAGCTGCCGACAgggctccccctctccctcctcctcctggttgccatggcaacagtggGGGCCCGAGGAGTGTGGGGGGGCCCAACAGCGGGCCGAGCCCCGCCCCCACCCAGCACCGAGATGCTGCAGGCACTCCGCTACATCCAGAGCCTCAGCCAGCAGGCAGCGCCCGTCGCCCCGGGCAATCGCCAGCCACTCCTcggggaaggggaggggccagtggaggaaggggaggggccagtggaggaaggggaggagcaACAGTGGCTGCAGGCAGTGCTGGAGACCCTGCAGGAGACACAGCGAGCGGGGGGCGGGGCCAACACCCCAAAGACACACCCCCGTGCCACAAGCCCCGCCCTGAGTAGTGTCAGCCGGAGGAGACACAGGAAGTACCCCCCGGAGCAGGACCTGGGTGGGTGGGGCAACAGCTTGAAACGGACCAATGAGAACGCACAGGATGAGCAGTACACGCCCCAGAAACTGGCCACCCTCCAATCAGTGTTTGAGGAGCTGCAGAAGTTCTCCTCCTCcaagagcaagagcgagagcaAACGGCAGGGCCCCAGCGATTacaatgaggaggaggaggaggaggaggaggagggaggagatggggatgaagatgaggaggaggaggatgctgagaggatgaggaagatgacCTTGGAGGACTGGGACCCACTGGAGGACCAgatggaggacgaggaggaggatgatgatgatgatgatgatgaagatgagcaGGCGGACCGAGGGGAGCTCAGCCGCGAGGAGGACGACGACTATGACGACCTGCTCGTCAAGAGGTCCAGCCAATCAGACAGCGGCGTTGGCAGGCAGGGGGCGGGCCAGCCCGATGACCTCAGCAGCCTGGTGGACCTGTACGTGCTGAGCGTGCTGGAGAAGAccgagcagcaggagcagaggagagcggccgagcagcaggaggagcaggaggaggaggaggagcaggaggaggagcaggaggaggaagagcaggagagaggagcggcAACGCTGTCTCTGCTGGAGCTGGTGCAGCTCTCTGAGCAGCTGGGTCTCTCTCCTGATCAGCTGCTCAGCCTGCTGAGGTCCTCCAGCAACCCGCTCCCGCAGCAGGCACCTCCACGGACGCCCGCGAGGACCCCCACACACCTGCAGGCACCTCCACGGACGCCCGCGAGGACCCCCACACACCTGCAGGCACCTCCACGGACGCCTTACAAGCTCATTAAGCCTGCTAGGACCCCCACACACCTGCAGGCACCTCCACGGACGCCCGAGAGGACCCCCACACGCCTGCAGGCACCTCCACGGACGCCCTACGAACTGAAGCTCCACGCAGCTCCCGCCCCTGTAGCCAGCACACCCacacgaggacacacacacacacacacagacacagacacaggcacacacacacacacacagcagagcctGCAGAGCAGCCCCCACGCCCGGCCACTAGAGGCGCCAGAGGACGTGCTGGCCACCGCCCAGATCCTGCGCCTGCTCGGCCTGCCCAGCGCCAGAGCGCTCTCGGAGAGGAGCGCGGACGACCTTGAGGACGACCTTGAGGACGACCTTGAGGACGACCCTGAGGGCGTTGCCGTTGCCCAGGACGACGGCGGGCCCCTGGAGAGGTTGCTGCTGGAGGAGGCCCCCGAGGGCCGGGGTTTCCCACCCCAGAGCGCAGGGGCGGACGGCGAGGGCGGAGCGTCCGAGCGCACGCTGGAGATCCGAGCGCTGACCCACGTGCTGCAGGACTACCTGGACCAGCCCGTCGCCATGGAGACGCCGCAGAGCCACCCCGACGACACATTGCAGAGCATTCTGGGATTGCTGAGGCCGGAGCAGCAGGACAGTTCAGAGACGGGTCGCCCCAGCTAA